Genomic window (Thermodesulfobacteriota bacterium):
GTAGTGAGTGTATTCGTGAGTAAGTGTATCGAACCATGAGAAACCTTTTGGTAGTAATCGGGGGGATAGAATCATGATTCGGTTGAACTTACATATCCCTACTACACCAGTAGTTTTTATATCATTTTCTGATAGGGTCGAAGCATCAGTAAAGCTTTTCAAGTCTGGGTATATTTCGACTACTATAGGCGCTTTTGGGTAGTAATCTAGGTCCAAACCCACTTCATAATAAGCCTTCTCAAGCACAGTTTCGGCGTAACTCATAAGAATTTTATCTTTTGGATGTATGTATCTGATATTGAAGTGTTTTGTGTTAATTTCCTTAAAGTTCAGCCCAAAATCTGAGACGTCGAGAATATAAACTAACGGCCTAAATTTTTCTTGAATGGCTTTTTCTGACATGTCAATCCTTTTTCCATACTCGAGTGCTTGAGCATAGTTCCCCTTATAGTATTCGACCATAGATTTAAAATAGTAGGCTTGTGCTTTATCATCATCACTCAGCGACTGGTCTAAAACTCTATCGGCGACATCTGAGGCCATCGAAATCTGCCATGAGTTTAGATATTCTTCCCCTTTTTTAATTAATTTCTCTGTACCAAACGGGTTGGCAGTAGCATTAAGAAACATAGCAAATAACGGTATTAGAAGATTAATTGTCATCATTTGATGATCCTTTCATAATATCTCTTGTTGAGATCGCTGTAACCTTCGGGTGAACCTTCCTTTATTGCATCCAATATTTTGTCTTTGAATTCTTGTTGAGAATTTGATTCTTGCGGTTTTGGAATTTCGACATAGCTGGTATCAAAACCGAAAGAGTTTTCCCGAGTTTGATTTTTTCCTAGTACCAGTGGAACAGATTTCCCTGCTCCGTTAGAACTGAGCATAAAATCTTTAAGTAAACCTTCGGATTCTCTTCGAGCTTTGTTCAATGATTTTATTGCTTCTTCTTGGTTTGATATTGCCCTGGATAGTTCATTTTCTTTAAGATTTTTGAGCGAGCTGCTCATAAAATCTCTAGCTTCATCTAACGAGTCACCAATTTCGGGTGGAAGCGAAGGTTCATTCTGAGAATTTCTGAGTTCATCCGAGAACCTAGTGGACTCTTCCCGGATTTCGTTCTGCTTTTGAGCAAGATGTTGGGTATTGGATTCTTTCGTTTCATTTTTCAATAAATTTTCAAGGTCATTGTGGATTTCCTTTGCCAATAGTTCTGATTTATACATTTGTTTAGACAAATTTTCCATGTGACCATATCCAAGCTTGCCTAATTCGCTAATTCCATTTATCCGTTCCTCCACTTCTTTTGATAGCATCAGGGCTTCGCTAAATTCAAAGGCTTCAACCCACTTTGATAACTCATCGGTCTGATCAAGAATCCTGTCAAATAATTGATGGTTCTGAAATATTCCATCATCGGGTAAAACGAGTGAAGATTTAGATTTTATTCCCAACAGGTAATTTTGAAGCATTTTAATCTTTTCCCTTTCATTATCTACGAAGTCTCTTAGATTTCCATTTTTTGCAGAGTCAAGCAGCCTGTTTTTATAATCCTGAGTTTTTAGCTTTAGTGCTTCCTCTTCCTTCTCAATATTGTTAAGCCTCGATATATATTCGTTCATTTTCATCATCTCTGTTGAGAGTGATGCAGTTCTGTAAGACTTTAAACCACTCTCAAGAGAAGCGATCATATCTTGCATACTATTTCTAAAGTCTTCCAACAATTTCAGGGCCTTGCCCATATCACCATTGAGGGCTTCATTCAATATATTGTTAAGCTTTTCTTCTAAATCTATAGATGTAAAGGCGTCACGATTTAAAAATTCCCTTTGTAAATCCCCACTTAACTCGCTCAGTTTTTGAGCTAGATCTGATAGCTGATTTTTTAGGTATTCAATCTTTTTCTCAATCTCCCTTCTTGTTTTCTCATTATTATTTTGATTTAGTTTTTCTAATAGCTCTTTTAGATTGTCATATTCATCCTGCATTTTCGCCCCAATATTAAGGGACTGTCTCAATTTCTCTCCCTTCAGCATTGAATCTAAGAAAAGAATGTCATCCTCAAATTCGTTGATTTCCCTGGTTACTTGATTATCTAATCTTGAGAAGTAGTTCGGAGCGAGGGATGAAAGCAGTTGGACTCTATCGTAATAAAGATCGTCGATCCTTATTTTCATGTTCGATAATCCTATGAAATAAGTATAATCTGAATGCTCGTCGTTCTTCATTTTAACGAGTCCATGACCCAAAGAACTCAGGGCATTTTTAATCTTTGATGTTATTGTCTGTTGGGAATTTTGTGTGATCAGCATTTCATCCTTTACATTACTTCTAGCTTCTTCTTCGGAAGCCGCGTCTTCTAACTTTCCGTTTTTAAACAGCCGGTTGTCTGTAAGCCTTGAATTATCTATTTCATCGGCGAGTATTTCCAATAGCTGTTCCTGCAACTTCTCCGCAATTAACATGACATCTTCGTGCGTTTTATTCGGATTACTTAATGTAACCTTAATTACATTTGACTCACCTATCTTGGGACCTGAAACGGTATCATTATCGTATGCCTTAAGTTTTACATTAATCGTCTCATTGGGCTCAGCTTCAATTCCCTGTGGTTCCCAAAGAAATTCTCCCTCTTTTGATTTTGTTTCAGTTTTGAACTGTTCAATTGTTTTACTCCCAACACCCCCACTAGATTCCCATTCCAATATTATTTTGGAAATGCCGAAATCGTCGGTCGCTCTGTAGGAGATCGCTAGTTGTTCGTTGCTGCTAGCCAGGTTTGCTTCTGATAAAGGGTAATCAATCTTTACTTCGGGATTAAAATCCTCTATGGCATTGATAAGAAAATCCCTCGATCTGATATCATTACTTTGATCTTCAATATAATAGGTATCGTCTGAAACAATAACAAAATTTGCCCTCACATTTTGCTTACTTGTGTCTATAGCGTAAGGGACACCTTTTTCGAGAATTAACTTTCCCCTATTTAGTGGTCTTAAAGGGGTTGCTTCAAAAGTTACATTTGTACCCTTGATAGCTTCTACCTTTCCGTCTGTTCCCAAAGCTACCTTCCTCGGCATCCGTGTGTATGCAGGATAATCATATGTAATCTCAATATCTGCTAGTTCAAGAAGGTGCCTTTTGTCAAAAGAGAACATGCGTCTACTGAATAGAAAGTTTCTGTATTCTGAGGGAGTAAATAGAATCATGACGAGGAATATGATCAAGGAAATTGTGACCAGTTTCCAGTATCTACTCAATTTTTTATCCGTAAATAGTGGACTAAGGTCAGAGGTCTCCATTCTGAGGACAACTCGATCTATGTGGGCTATTATAAGATCTTTCGAAACACCTGTTTCATTTTCTTTATCTCCTAAAATCGATTTTAGTAAACAGGCATTGATAAAGTCTTCTCCGAGTCCAGGGGATATCCTGTCTATTTCATGAGATAATTCAGCAATTTTATGTCTTGTTAAAAGGGCAGACAAAAAAAACTTATAGAAGCAAATTGTAATTGCTATAATGGTGAGGATTTTTGTCAAAGAGAGAAAAATGTGATTTAAAGAAATAAACGAAAGGATCGAGGATAATGACAGGATTATAATCGTAGCTATGAAAAATTCTACTATCCCTTTCAGGGCGCGAATTTTTTTTTGTTTCTCTTCTATGTGATCTGAGATTGTTTCAAAACGTCTTGATGAACTGTAATCTATCACAGGGAATAAATTCTACACTAGAGAAGGGTCTAAGAAAAATTGGCAAGAACTAATAATTCATGATAACATAATTTTCCTTAATAGCTTGTCTACGGATTGCCCATGGGCCATAAAACACTTCTGACAAAAAGGGTCGACTTTGCTGCCTCACAT
Coding sequences:
- a CDS encoding DUF4175 family protein → MIDYSSSRRFETISDHIEEKQKKIRALKGIVEFFIATIIILSLSSILSFISLNHIFLSLTKILTIIAITICFYKFFLSALLTRHKIAELSHEIDRISPGLGEDFINACLLKSILGDKENETGVSKDLIIAHIDRVVLRMETSDLSPLFTDKKLSRYWKLVTISLIIFLVMILFTPSEYRNFLFSRRMFSFDKRHLLELADIEITYDYPAYTRMPRKVALGTDGKVEAIKGTNVTFEATPLRPLNRGKLILEKGVPYAIDTSKQNVRANFVIVSDDTYYIEDQSNDIRSRDFLINAIEDFNPEVKIDYPLSEANLASSNEQLAISYRATDDFGISKIILEWESSGGVGSKTIEQFKTETKSKEGEFLWEPQGIEAEPNETINVKLKAYDNDTVSGPKIGESNVIKVTLSNPNKTHEDVMLIAEKLQEQLLEILADEIDNSRLTDNRLFKNGKLEDAASEEEARSNVKDEMLITQNSQQTITSKIKNALSSLGHGLVKMKNDEHSDYTYFIGLSNMKIRIDDLYYDRVQLLSSLAPNYFSRLDNQVTREINEFEDDILFLDSMLKGEKLRQSLNIGAKMQDEYDNLKELLEKLNQNNNEKTRREIEKKIEYLKNQLSDLAQKLSELSGDLQREFLNRDAFTSIDLEEKLNNILNEALNGDMGKALKLLEDFRNSMQDMIASLESGLKSYRTASLSTEMMKMNEYISRLNNIEKEEEALKLKTQDYKNRLLDSAKNGNLRDFVDNEREKIKMLQNYLLGIKSKSSLVLPDDGIFQNHQLFDRILDQTDELSKWVEAFEFSEALMLSKEVEERINGISELGKLGYGHMENLSKQMYKSELLAKEIHNDLENLLKNETKESNTQHLAQKQNEIREESTRFSDELRNSQNEPSLPPEIGDSLDEARDFMSSSLKNLKENELSRAISNQEEAIKSLNKARRESEGLLKDFMLSSNGAGKSVPLVLGKNQTRENSFGFDTSYVEIPKPQESNSQQEFKDKILDAIKEGSPEGYSDLNKRYYERIIK